In Carassius auratus strain Wakin unplaced genomic scaffold, ASM336829v1 scaf_tig00023288, whole genome shotgun sequence, the sequence atttaaatgcctgAAGAAATCTTGTACAGAGTCTCTGTATTGAAAACATCAAAATGCAGATCACTAAAATAATAGCTACATCACTGAAGATTTATGAGCTTTTAACCCTgattttcttcatgttttaaCAGTGAAGTTATTGTTCTCAGTGATACTTACTGAACTGATCTGGATTCTTTAATCACAGGCAGCAACTTCTGAAGAACTTTCATATTTTCAGGATTATTCTTTTctttaacaaatttatcaagaCAAAATTCATTCAGTTCCTcttctgatgtcaacaacacaaaaactAAAGCTGACCACTGAGATGAAGAGAGATTGGCTTCTTTTATTCCTCCAGATTTCAGATACTGTTGTATTTCCTCCACTAGTGAACGATCacccagttcattcagacagtggaacagattgatggatttctcTGGAGACTCAATGGTCCTGATCTTATTCTTGATGTACTCAACTGTTTCCTCATTGCTTTCAGAGCTGCTGCTTTTCAGCTTCATTATTCGTTGAAGGAGAATCTGATGAGACTCCACTGACAAACCTAGAAGGAACCGCAGGAAAAGATCCAGATGTCCATTTTTACTGTGTAGAGTCTCTTTCACAGCTCTCTGATGCAGCTCAGATAATGAAACATGTTCTGATGAACTGAGTTTAAACTGTTTCTTCACTTTAGACAGTAAACTCTGTTTGGTGAACTTGTCAATCACATTTCTGTTGTGGTTTGTCCAGGAGAGGTGCACATATAGAGCTGCTAGATGTTCCTGAatgctcagatgaacaaagcagaagactttcccctgatacaagcccagctcctctctgaagatctgagtgcacaatcctgagtacactgatgcttCTGTCACATCAATACCACACTCTCTCAGGTCTTCCTCATAGAAGATCAGGTTTCCTTTCACAAGATGCTCAAAAGCCACTTTCCCCAGTTTGAGGATCATGTCTTCATCTGTCACCTTCTTCTCATAGTCCTTCTCATGTTTGATGTTGGTCTGAaggatcaggaagtgtgtgtgcatctgagtgagagtcttgggaatctctccactctctgctcgactcaacatcttctccagaacagcggctgagatccagcagaagactgggatgtggcacatgatgtagaGGCTCCTTGAGGACTTCAGGTGTGAGATGATCCTGTCAGCCAGACTctgatcactgattctcttcctgaagtatTCCTCCTTCTGTGGCTCAGTAAAGCCTCGTACCTCTGTCACTCGATGGACACACTCAGACGGGAtgagatcagctgctgctggtctggaggtgatccagatgagagcagagggaagcagattccccACAATGAGGTTCATCAGCAGCTCGTCCACTGAGGCTGATTCAGATATATTACACAGTTTCACTTCACTCTTAAAGTCCAGAGACAGAcgacactcatccagaccatcaaagatgaacaacactttatattcatcactGGATATTTCCATTTCTTTAGTTTCAGGGAAAAACacatgaagaagatctgaaagactgagtgttttgtccttcatcagattgatttctctgaaaggaagtggaaatatgagctggacgtcctgattctctttcccttcagcccagtccaggatcaacttctgcacagagactgtttttccaatgccagcgactccctttgtcagcacagttctgatggctTTGTCTTGTCCAGGTAAAGGTGAAAAGATGTCACTGCATTTGATGGCTGTGTCCTCTGTTGCTGGTCTCCTGGATtgtgtctcaatctgtctcacctcatgttcattactgatctctccactctcactctctgtgatgtagagctctgtgtagatctcattcaggaGTGTTGAGTTTCTCTGTGTCGCTGTTCCCTCATACAGACGCTCAAACTTCTGCTGCAGATTTGATCTGAACGTCTTGAGGACTTCTTGCCTGGAAAATTAAAATACCCCATTACATGAGCTACAGAGATAAATGAACAgagtaaaatgcatttttttgttttctgtgttatGAAACACTGAATATATTATTGGGTTTATGAAATGTGTCAGTTATTAATGACGTATTTGAGTAATGTGTGATGATGCACTGCATTAAACATCTCCCAGTTTACCTCACACCAGGATACGTGTTGTGTTGTGGTTGATTCATCAAAAAATTCTGCAGGATTGAACTTGAATCAAGAATCAAACACTCTGTCATTGGTGACATTTTTTACATTACCTTATTATATGtgacataattaaaaaattaacctGCTCAAGATCACCATATAACCAATTTATCaccaataaatgtaaataaacaattctactctGTGCTCTTTATCTGCTTGTTGTCTTTGGATTTACTCCATTTCCAAGCCAGACTTCTGctcatattaatttattatagtgCTGTATAATTATGAcagtttaatttaacatttcatactataatcatatattttacaaaatgtaatactTGAGGTTAAACCTTGTGTTACTGCTGTTAAAATTAAGTGGACAAGGCGAAGAATCATCACTCCtcagagacacacagctgggctctgcttctgatctcttctgatgaACTGAACTATAACAGAAGAGTGTGTGAGCAAATGATAAAATATCAGatgaaagcattaaaaataatcacatgatgaaacaaaaacaattatttctaTTATGTCTTCTAATTAAATATTGTACCTGAGGTTTTGTGGATGATGTATAGACTCGTCAGTGTTCATAAAATTAACTGGTTGATGCAAAGAATCAgcactcttcatagacacacagctgggctctgcttctgatctcttctgatcaACTGAACTATAACAGAGAATCCTTTGGATTACTGTATTAATAATaacttttggtttaaaaaaaaaatatatatatatatattttcagcaatACTCTGTTAATACAGAAACCATCTAAAGTTATTTCAAGTGTTGGGGGTTAGgcattacaagtaacgtgagTTACGTCATTAGATTAcgtttttcaagtaactagtcaagtaacacattactttttgatTTAGAAAATATCAGAGTTACTTCTTCAAAAAAAtaatgccagttactttgtttcccatttattgacAGACAAGTCTCCTAAAAAAACagctttatttattcacaaaaatgaatgcaattcaagaatatgatgcaaacctgcaataattaaatgttaaataactcaaatgtatctaatcccattttattaactattgTCTTTGCTGCTGATCTTTGACGATACAGTTCAACCATACCAATAAGCTAAAATgactttatataaattaaaaattgttcTTTATATaaactagggtgaccatatgagccatctTCCAaggacgcgtccttgccaggatttctatattgcctaaaacatccaaagttgtttgaccaataacatgcaggtatgttaaataaatcaaccaatcgtggcgtgtgagaaggtgagatctacagagaacgatcaaagcaatgcaaatacacgtacatgtaaagtgtttgttcgttcattcaacttgaagcgtcgcttcgcaccgatcattgtatgacaccaaagtgCCAAGAGAGAGATTTGaatgcataaggagccgtctgctctgctctctatagctcttatgaatgtcatacaatgatcggtctgcacagcacaaacagccaaaatctggCTATTTTAAACCACAtgaaaatcctggcaaggacgtgTCCTGGGAAAATGAGTTCAGGACGTGTCAGTAAGTAAACATGTCGCATGCAATGGACGCATTATTACTCAAATAATTGTTGAATTTTGTGGAGAAAAGTTGTTCCCATCAAAGTGACTTGAACACACCTGAGGGTAATTATGACTTCTCAACTCGTAAGTATGAATGTCCCCGGAGGACTTGAACACAGCACACCACAAACACACCATCTAGTTCTCAGATGAGCATGAAGAACCGgtttagctggatcaggtgtgtttaattatagTAAGAGCGAAACTCTGCAGGGTGTCATACTCCAGGAACTGTGTTTGACAACTATGTAACCCATTTCAGAAAatcagtttaatgtttttttttttcttcacttttcacatttttttctttttttacttcaaactctTAAATTGTGATTTGCTGTCAATCATTTAACCATTATTCATTTAGTTAGcaatagtttatttagttttatttcaaaaaGACATTGATTAATTTTCAGGCAtgtttatatacacacacgtaTACATATGCATATGTATCTATGAAATAAGCTACTCAGCAAAAACACATATGCAATCttgtgtataaaaatgtacaaaatatgtatagttagcatctgtttttgtTTAGCATTCAATTTCTTACATCAGCTTTTTATTGCTAATATATGCGACTCATTTCAATTCTGTAATTAttgagagaaaacaaaaacatacaaaattataaatgcataatgAAGAAAACTCAAGCTGGTTCAGTCCAGTACATGTTCATCTTGAACAGGTTTATCAGCAAAGTTCTGATCATGCCAATACTTTATAGGCTTTGGAAACTTCTGTACCAAATATGATACTGTAGGCTAATATATTCATAAACAGACATTATTGTTAAACACAATTTTACAACTGTTTTAAAAACGTAGCTAAAATGTCATAACACATTGTCAAACAAACTTTCTGTTTTCAATCAGTTTATATCCGCAAAGGAGCGACGTggattacaaatattaaataagtatttttaaacataaataaataaaaatcacaatttttaaaattgaaatcaAAATAGCAGTAAGTGAATTTTctgttttgtctttgtgtcttttaataaataatttatttaaggtCTTGCAGTTTATATGGTTAATATGTATTGAAAGTACCTGCATCCTGGAGAGAAATCCTGATGTcggggtgtttgtgtgtgattcatGATGAAGAGTGAGATCTCCAGCACTTACTCTGTCTCTGTGTGGAAATGACAAACTAATAATTCAGCTGAACGGATCCTGAGAGTCCAGAAACAGtgctcactcaaacacacaatcTTAGTCTTATCTGTACACAAATGTTAAAATCAACCACAGACAACATGAAACAGCAACCAAACCACTTAATTCGATTAAAATAAAAGACATCAATCACATATAAGAGAACACACGTCCTTCAGGAGAAAATGAACAGAAGTTACCTGCAGCGTCGAGTCACCTGCGCGTCAGTGACGTCACACGCATTCTCCACTGCGCGCCACACTGAACCTGGAACCCAGTATTATAATTTTCTGCACTGTTTTGCTGTACACATTAACCTCTGCTTGTTGTTGGGAAAGCAAGATTTTGGTAAATCAAAGGCATTTTTAGGCTGCTCTGCCTCTAAAAAAGTGTTGTTCACTAGAGCGCAAATTCCCGCAAATATGGCAATTTTGTATTTTCGATATAGGCCTATTAGGAATGAAAGAGCGTGTGAATATATTCTACAATATTATTTGCAAACAGCTACTTTCTGGCAAGCCTACTTTCCAACTAGAATATAGAATTATAGAGGAATATCACTAGAATATCGCACTGTTAATTCTCCATCATCAGTTAGCTACCTGTTTTTGATAGCAGTCTTTCCTCtgaaagcatttgtaaaactgcatttttccattttataaatatatctaaattacaacctatgctctcaatgttaaatgcagaaatattaatgaatgcattaatgaCTTTAAGGTTAGATTActataatgctttattgggtggtttcTCTGAACACTTAATAAATAATCTCCAGTTCAGGTTTCTGAAGAAAGAAGAGGACCGGGAtgaaaaaatgtcttaaaaatataTGATTTCTTTTCTATCACctgttaaaaaaatgacaataatcaTAACACAACTTAAAACTTTACTTGCTacattatttagtttaacttctgTCAATGTTgatatgtgagtgtgtttgtgtgtgtgtgttttaaaacaccacatttgaatattttaatatttgctaCTTTTTTCTCAATTATTTATCTGCTCTctatttttactgtcacttaagTATCACGCTTGCTCAGAGACATGTGCCCCCTCAGATTTTTGAGCCatgtggattttgaatgcagcttccaaaagacaaatttttttttttgcagaattatatttttaatatttgatacAATCACACTGTGTGATTAGAACATGTATTAGAaccagggccggccctgaccaatttgctgccctaggcaagattttacctggcgccccatgcatcacagcccatttcaccctgtcattgtgttcatgatttagcatatatatatatatatatatatatatatatatat encodes:
- the LOC113077840 gene encoding NLR family CARD domain-containing protein 3-like, with protein sequence MNHTQTPRHQDFSPGCSSVDQKRSEAEPSCVSMKSADSLHQPVNFMNTDESIHHPQNLSSVHQKRSEAEPSCVSLRSDDSSPCPLNFNSSNTRQEVLKTFRSNLQQKFERLYEGTATQRNSTLLNEIYTELYITESESGEISNEHEVRQIETQSRRPATEDTAIKCSDIFSPLPGQDKAIRTVLTKGVAGIGKTVSVQKLILDWAEGKENQDVQLIFPLPFREINLMKDKTLSLSDLLHVFFPETKEMEISSDEYKVLFIFDGLDECRLSLDFKSEVKLCNISESASVDELLMNLIVGNLLPSALIWITSRPAAADLIPSECVHRVTEVRGFTEPQKEEYFRKRISDQSLADRIISHLKSSRSLYIMCHIPVFCWISAAVLEKMLSRAESGEIPKTLTQMHTHFLILQTNIKHEKDYEKKVTDEDMILKLGKVAFEHLVKGNLIFYEEDLRECGIDVTEASVYSGLCTQIFREELGLYQGKVFCFVHLSIQEHLAALYVHLSWTNHNRNVIDKFTKQSLLSKVKKQFKLSSSEHVSLSELHQRAVKETLHSKNGHLDLFLRFLLGLSVESHQILLQRIMKLKSSSSESNEETVEYIKNKIRTIESPEKSINLFHCLNELGDRSLVEEIQQYLKSGGIKEANLSSSQWSALVFVLLTSEEELNEFCLDKFVKEKNNPENMKVLQKLLPVIKESRSVQLYNCGVTDKGCAALTSALRSNPSHLRELDLSGNKLRDTVKLLSDVLQDPHCKLEKLGLSDCGVTDEGCSALTSALRSNPSHLRELDLSHNKLRDSVKLLSDVLQDPQCKLEKMWTLSV